From the genome of Planktothrix sp. FACHB-1365, one region includes:
- a CDS encoding methyl-accepting chemotaxis protein, whose translation MKLGQKLYIGCGIPLVTLVIMGSYSLYSFQKIDHQVSTIYDDRVVPLQQLKIVSDSYAVDIVDSVNKVNANILSMEEALRSVNQAEIDIKEQWQAYKNTKLEVKEKQLVDETEKLFINANFQIQDLKQVLKERKKSEVYKFTNILYEVIDPVTQKLEELTRIQLEIAAEERQKSALIYQQTLQIFLPLLFLAILVGSPLGFFVIRRGIISTFETIINNIVVSSTEIAAVVDEQERLSLQQSSVVQQTKSLMESLNNAYQESYQKSEHTVFYAQESLNLIERNHQSIADIKARMDLLNQKVNQISEKMLNLQYHAEQISQISTLVSHIANQTNVLALNARIEWVRSDTQNQGFSIVASEIRDLANQSQKSASSIDILVNDIETAVDATVKVTHVGKEAVEQGVQMTHKISQTFMGMNEMMRHVVSDNQNSLNCAKDQERAIEQVVTGMNQLNRAVQETTAGISQVKIGMANLKIVADHLKSMV comes from the coding sequence ATGAAATTAGGTCAAAAACTCTATATTGGTTGTGGTATTCCCTTAGTAACATTAGTGATCATGGGTTCCTATTCCTTGTATTCCTTTCAAAAAATTGATCATCAAGTTTCAACAATTTATGATGATCGGGTTGTGCCATTACAACAATTAAAAATTGTTTCAGATTCTTATGCAGTTGATATTGTTGATTCTGTTAATAAAGTCAATGCTAATATTTTATCAATGGAGGAAGCTTTAAGATCTGTGAATCAAGCTGAAATTGATATCAAAGAACAATGGCAAGCTTATAAAAATACTAAATTAGAGGTAAAAGAAAAACAGTTAGTTGATGAAACAGAAAAATTATTTATTAATGCCAATTTTCAAATCCAAGACTTAAAGCAGGTTTTAAAAGAAAGAAAAAAATCTGAGGTTTATAAATTTACCAATATTTTATATGAAGTGATTGATCCCGTAACTCAAAAACTAGAAGAATTAACCCGTATTCAATTAGAAATTGCAGCCGAAGAACGTCAAAAATCCGCTTTAATTTATCAACAAACTTTACAAATATTTTTACCCCTTTTATTTCTAGCAATCTTAGTCGGTTCTCCCTTGGGATTTTTCGTGATTAGACGGGGCATTATTTCAACCTTTGAAACCATTATTAATAATATTGTTGTCTCTTCCACAGAAATTGCAGCCGTTGTGGACGAACAGGAACGACTTTCTCTACAACAATCTAGCGTTGTTCAGCAAACAAAAAGCTTAATGGAATCTTTGAATAATGCCTATCAAGAATCTTATCAAAAATCTGAACATACCGTTTTTTATGCCCAGGAATCCTTAAATTTAATTGAACGAAATCATCAATCAATTGCTGATATTAAAGCTCGAATGGATCTCTTAAATCAGAAAGTCAACCAGATTTCTGAAAAAATGCTCAATTTACAATATCATGCGGAACAAATTAGCCAAATTTCTACCTTAGTCAGTCACATTGCTAATCAAACTAATGTTTTAGCCTTAAATGCTCGGATTGAGTGGGTGCGCTCAGATACTCAGAATCAAGGATTTAGTATTGTCGCCTCTGAAATTAGAGATCTCGCCAATCAAAGTCAAAAATCTGCCAGTAGTATTGATATCTTAGTTAATGATATTGAAACCGCCGTAGATGCTACAGTTAAAGTCACCCATGTAGGCAAGGAAGCTGTAGAACAAGGGGTACAAATGACTCATAAAATTTCTCAAACATTTATGGGTATGAATGAAATGATGCGCCATGTTGTTTCAGATAATCAAAACAGTTTAAATTGTGCTAAAGATCAGGAACGGGCGATTGAACAAGTGGTTACAGGGATGAATCAACTTAATCGTGCTGTCCAAGAAACAACCGCCGGAATTTCACAAGTTAAAATTGGAATGGCGAACTTAAAAATCGTCGCTGATCACTTAAAATCAATGGTGTGA
- a CDS encoding methyl-accepting chemotaxis protein — MLNFNRLRYWIIGGYLIPIVLFVLVTGIVSFNVEKVRKTAQEVERYNDAMQVINNLASATKDITIAARGYILNKNSQSNQLYQDAQSRYETALKGLKPLIPDGEALKDVETLNQLMAELEEYYALLFQLINDNQVDQALEIWKQGKGTTLSTSILEITQNIIALETQKAEEQHQRQNQALDSLLNTVWSATGIALLLSVFLGIGLITLILKRINQEAFQILQASQELVTIMESQERVTAQQATSVNQTTASMDELGASSRQSAEQAGTASAGANQVLLLAGGGSQRLWVETEINQSLKFKMEQVQQQIMRLSEHLGQIYSITNVVTDLANQTNMLALNASVEAVRAGENGKGFGVVATEIRKLADQSRKSAERISSIVTDIQTAANLTVRVTEDGSKSVQDIVRAINDVAVNLQQISLNTKQQSIAVEQVVDAMNNLNFVAKEMATSINQTKQGIEKLNETAKNLQTLV, encoded by the coding sequence ATGTTAAATTTTAATCGTTTAAGGTATTGGATTATTGGTGGATACTTAATTCCAATTGTACTGTTTGTATTGGTAACGGGAATTGTATCTTTTAATGTTGAAAAAGTCCGTAAAACGGCTCAGGAAGTTGAAAGATATAATGATGCCATGCAAGTGATTAATAATTTAGCTTCAGCAACAAAAGACATAACAATTGCTGCACGAGGATATATTTTAAATAAAAATTCTCAATCTAATCAATTATATCAAGATGCTCAATCTCGTTATGAAACAGCTTTAAAAGGTTTAAAACCTTTAATTCCCGATGGCGAAGCCCTGAAAGATGTAGAGACTTTAAATCAATTGATGGCTGAATTAGAAGAATACTATGCCTTATTATTTCAATTAATTAATGATAATCAAGTTGACCAAGCCTTAGAAATTTGGAAGCAAGGAAAAGGCACTACACTATCCACCAGTATTCTGGAGATCACTCAAAACATTATTGCGTTAGAAACCCAAAAAGCCGAAGAACAACATCAACGGCAAAATCAAGCTTTAGATAGTCTCCTGAATACGGTTTGGAGTGCAACTGGAATCGCTTTATTATTGTCAGTTTTCTTAGGAATTGGACTCATTACCTTAATCTTAAAACGGATTAATCAAGAGGCGTTCCAAATTCTACAAGCGTCCCAGGAATTAGTTACTATTATGGAATCCCAAGAACGAGTCACGGCACAGCAAGCAACTTCCGTGAATCAAACCACAGCCAGTATGGATGAATTGGGTGCATCTTCTCGTCAATCTGCCGAACAAGCCGGAACAGCTTCTGCTGGAGCTAATCAAGTTTTACTCTTAGCAGGGGGAGGTTCTCAAAGACTCTGGGTAGAAACTGAGATTAATCAGAGTTTAAAATTTAAAATGGAACAAGTGCAACAACAAATTATGCGCTTAAGTGAACATTTAGGGCAAATTTATAGTATTACTAATGTGGTGACGGATTTGGCAAATCAAACTAATATGTTAGCGTTAAATGCTTCGGTAGAAGCCGTTAGAGCCGGAGAAAATGGTAAAGGATTTGGTGTAGTTGCCACGGAAATTCGGAAACTAGCCGATCAAAGTCGCAAATCGGCTGAAAGAATTAGTTCGATTGTTACTGATATTCAAACCGCCGCCAATCTGACAGTAAGAGTCACAGAAGACGGATCTAAATCCGTACAAGATATTGTCCGAGCGATTAATGATGTGGCAGTTAATTTACAACAAATTTCTCTCAATACCAAACAACAATCCATTGCGGTTGAACAAGTAGTTGATGCGATGAATAACTTAAATTTTGTCGCCAAAGAAATGGCAACCAGTATCAACCAAACAAAACAAGGGATTGAAAAATTAAATGAAACTGCAAAAAACCTGCAAACCCTCGTTTAA
- the smpB gene encoding SsrA-binding protein SmpB: MSKNSEGYKIVSDNRKARYLYEILETYEAGIALQGTEVKSIRAGKVNLQDAYALIRGGEAWLLNAHISSFEKAGSYFNHDPRRTRKLLLHKEEINKLLGQVEQKGLTLVPLKMYLKGGRVKIDIAVGRGKKLHDKREDIRQRDDKRTMERAMKRY, from the coding sequence ATGAGCAAAAACAGTGAAGGATATAAAATTGTTAGCGACAACCGCAAAGCCCGCTATCTGTACGAGATTTTAGAGACGTATGAGGCGGGAATCGCCCTCCAGGGAACGGAAGTCAAATCGATTCGGGCGGGTAAAGTTAACCTGCAAGATGCCTATGCTTTAATTCGGGGAGGTGAAGCATGGCTGTTGAATGCCCATATATCCTCCTTTGAGAAAGCGGGTAGTTATTTTAATCATGATCCTCGTCGCACCCGCAAACTGTTGCTGCATAAAGAAGAAATTAATAAACTTTTAGGACAAGTCGAACAAAAGGGATTAACATTAGTTCCCTTGAAAATGTATCTTAAAGGCGGACGAGTTAAAATTGACATCGCCGTTGGTCGCGGTAAGAAACTCCACGATAAACGGGAAGATATTCGCCAACGGGATGATAAACGAACCATGGAAAGGGCGATGAAGCGGTATTAA
- the cheB gene encoding chemotaxis-specific protein-glutamate methyltransferase CheB has translation MPIRVLLVEDSTVALIILKRILSISPDLCIVGTAQTGKEALTLVPTLQPDVICTDFHMPQMNGLEFIQEVMVLYPRPILVISASVQTDDTHNVFQLLNAGAVDVFPKPKTGLASDYELIGQELIQKIKVLSGVKVFTKHRKSQQTLNPLPLNNRLFTSPAPSPLPLTKPKVSSPSPISNWTDTAKVPFVSSKIIKMLAIGASTGGPQALHTILTQLPSNFPVPVVCVQHISEGFLQGLVTWLDGECRLSIKIAAPGELPHAGCVYFAPEGHHLEFSRNGRFAYSTAPPLAGHRPSVTTTLESVAQFYGSNSAGILLTGMGRDGADGMKAIADIGGLTIAQNQDSCVVFGMPAEAITLGAAQYILSVNEIAPFLLNRVKGLS, from the coding sequence ATGCCAATTCGAGTTCTCCTAGTTGAAGATTCGACCGTTGCTTTAATTATTCTGAAACGAATTTTATCGATTTCTCCAGACCTTTGTATTGTGGGAACCGCTCAAACTGGAAAGGAAGCATTAACATTAGTTCCCACTTTACAACCGGACGTGATTTGTACAGATTTTCATATGCCCCAAATGAACGGACTGGAATTTATTCAGGAAGTTATGGTACTTTATCCTCGTCCGATTTTAGTGATTAGTGCTTCTGTTCAAACCGATGATACTCATAATGTTTTTCAACTGTTAAATGCTGGGGCTGTTGATGTCTTTCCCAAACCCAAAACAGGTTTAGCCTCTGATTATGAGTTAATTGGACAGGAATTAATTCAAAAAATTAAAGTGCTTTCTGGGGTGAAAGTTTTTACTAAACATCGTAAATCTCAACAGACCTTAAATCCCTTACCCTTGAATAACCGTCTCTTTACTTCTCCTGCTCCTTCCCCCTTACCCCTCACAAAACCAAAAGTTTCTTCTCCTTCCCCTATCTCAAATTGGACTGATACTGCAAAGGTTCCGTTTGTTTCTTCTAAAATCATTAAAATGCTGGCAATTGGTGCCTCGACAGGTGGCCCCCAAGCCTTACATACTATTTTGACCCAACTTCCCAGTAATTTTCCTGTTCCGGTGGTTTGCGTTCAGCATATTAGTGAGGGATTTTTGCAAGGGTTGGTGACTTGGCTGGATGGGGAATGTCGTTTATCAATTAAAATTGCGGCACCAGGGGAACTACCCCATGCAGGATGTGTTTATTTTGCCCCAGAAGGGCATCATTTAGAATTTAGTCGCAATGGTCGCTTTGCTTACTCTACTGCACCTCCTCTGGCGGGTCATCGCCCTTCCGTGACAACCACGTTAGAATCTGTTGCCCAATTTTATGGTAGCAATAGTGCGGGTATTTTATTAACGGGAATGGGACGAGATGGCGCCGATGGGATGAAAGCCATTGCTGACATCGGAGGTTTAACCATTGCCCAAAATCAGGACAGTTGCGTTGTCTTTGGAATGCCCGCAGAAGCCATCACGTTAGGTGCAGCCCAATATATTCTATCTGTTAATGAGATTGCACCATTCCTATTAAATCGAGTCAAGGGTTTGAGTTGA
- a CDS encoding methyl-accepting chemotaxis protein yields the protein MLTNLKLRERLLLGYTIPVALFLGLTVVVYSSINQVSNIFKEVERVQNVILEVNLMERGAQGMIRNLRGYLALKNSEFLNEYETSLNTYRKASEDIEPLIVNDQQKERLNRLNTLINQYDQIARQTFDYVNQGKLELAFNEARSGTQYVQEFDTESLSFSEFERSMLAQQTDNTEESLQGLLYALGLGSMVILIAAIVIALSIAVNISGTIHRATQVIATSSTEIAATIEEQERTANQQAASVHETTTTMDELSASSQSTAEQAESATFGARQALGLTEGGKKAVSTTLEGMGNLQQKVEAIAQQIIRLSEQTNQIGNISELVSDLANQTNMLALNAAVEAVRAGEHGKGFAVVATEIRKLADESRKSALKINTLVADILMAINSTVMATEEGTKTVLSSVELARETADTFAGVAEAVNNVVLNNQQISLNVKQQAIAIGQVLEAMNTLSQGVGETANGLGQAKIGMQKLNEVALDLNSIVS from the coding sequence GTTCAAAATGTCATATTAGAAGTGAACTTGATGGAGCGAGGTGCCCAGGGCATGATTCGCAATCTCCGGGGATATTTAGCGTTGAAAAACTCAGAGTTCCTGAATGAATATGAAACCTCACTCAATACCTATCGTAAAGCATCGGAAGATATTGAACCTTTAATTGTTAATGATCAGCAAAAAGAACGTTTAAATCGTCTAAATACTTTAATTAATCAATATGATCAAATTGCTCGGCAAACATTTGATTATGTTAATCAAGGTAAACTTGAATTAGCCTTTAATGAAGCTCGATCTGGTACTCAATATGTGCAAGAATTTGATACAGAAAGCTTGAGTTTTTCTGAGTTTGAACGTTCAATGTTAGCTCAACAAACTGACAATACTGAAGAATCTTTACAGGGGTTATTATATGCTCTGGGATTGGGTTCAATGGTTATTCTAATTGCAGCGATTGTAATTGCTTTATCCATTGCAGTTAATATTAGTGGAACGATTCATCGTGCGACTCAGGTGATTGCGACTTCTTCGACTGAAATTGCAGCAACCATTGAAGAACAAGAACGAACGGCGAACCAGCAGGCGGCTTCTGTTCATGAAACAACAACTACAATGGATGAATTAAGTGCTTCTTCTCAATCAACCGCCGAACAAGCTGAGTCTGCAACATTCGGAGCCAGACAAGCGTTAGGCTTAACAGAAGGAGGGAAAAAAGCCGTTAGTACCACCTTAGAGGGGATGGGAAATCTTCAACAAAAAGTTGAAGCCATTGCTCAACAAATTATTCGATTAAGTGAACAAACCAATCAAATTGGCAATATTTCAGAATTGGTGAGTGATTTGGCAAATCAAACCAATATGTTAGCGTTAAATGCGGCAGTGGAAGCGGTTCGAGCCGGAGAACATGGGAAAGGATTTGCCGTTGTAGCGACAGAAATTCGTAAATTAGCGGATGAAAGTCGAAAATCGGCTTTAAAAATCAATACCTTGGTTGCTGATATTTTAATGGCGATTAATTCAACGGTAATGGCAACGGAAGAAGGAACAAAAACAGTATTATCCAGTGTAGAATTAGCCAGAGAAACAGCAGATACTTTTGCTGGGGTGGCTGAAGCGGTGAATAATGTTGTTTTAAATAATCAACAAATTTCTCTCAATGTCAAGCAACAAGCAATTGCTATTGGACAGGTTTTAGAAGCGATGAATACCTTAAGTCAAGGAGTTGGGGAAACAGCGAATGGGTTAGGTCAAGCTAAAATTGGAATGCAAAAATTAAATGAAGTTGCTTTAGATCTTAACTCCATTGTTTCATAA
- a CDS encoding hybrid sensor histidine kinase/response regulator has translation MIEDDELREVFKTASAEHLQNLNDGLLYLEKNPHDQIKLEELLREAHSLKGDAGMLGVKDVATLAHQIEHLLGGLKRQETILSAELVDRISHGIDAMGQLVHAAVTGEPSGINTFHSLAYLMGAKPATPAAAVKPELDAPAPVVVETSEEDKIAPVTILQPPTPSPEPVSSTLSEPKVPVTTTPEAAYKIETIRVPTSNLDGLMTQTGELTVTKIRIAHRLSEIEEITSLWEEWSRDAFVNRFIVHDLENRLNHQNSGNGTMGQLQNYYHRSAERLEQLGRLINQLRNTFSEDIARLEMISDELEDGVRTLRLLPLSTIFNLFPRMVRDLARQQGKQIELVISGGDTRADKRILEEMKDPLMHILRNAIDHGIETPEEREKNGKLTVAKIELKGYQTATHVVLEVRDDGRGLDIEQIKQTALKRGICQAEELLGMTPQQINSLIFTPGFTTRTVVTQVSGRGVGMDVVRTNVERLKGIIQVDSSPGKGCLFRIQLGTTLATAHVLIVSVQGISYAIPVEFVQMTRLVMSHEIFAIEGRETIVFEDQPISVAKLVDLLEIRLIQSEVDAEKTPSTETKSRSSASSSFLQSFAKTSISSGNLEQSFSPRNPNKTESYEPVDVALPCIILKVGEEKLGLFVDALIDEQDVVLKPQSQLLKRVRNVAGATILGTGEVCIILSPQDLIKSIRKQAGVIPSPTRRAPLNIHESSSHKPVILLVEDSIATRTQEKRILESAGYEVVTAVDGLDGFNKLSTRAFDAVVSDIQMPNLDGLSLTAKIRQNQDYSELPIILVTSLASDEDKRKGAEAGANAYITKASFNQEVLIETLKRLV, from the coding sequence ATGATTGAAGATGATGAACTGCGAGAAGTTTTTAAAACTGCCAGTGCAGAACATTTGCAAAACTTGAATGACGGATTGTTATATCTGGAGAAAAATCCCCATGACCAGATAAAACTTGAAGAATTATTACGAGAAGCCCATAGCCTCAAAGGGGATGCCGGAATGTTAGGGGTAAAGGATGTTGCCACTTTAGCCCATCAAATAGAACATTTATTAGGAGGATTAAAACGTCAAGAAACGATCCTTTCTGCCGAATTAGTGGATCGAATTTCCCATGGAATTGATGCGATGGGTCAATTGGTTCATGCAGCCGTGACCGGAGAACCTTCGGGAATTAATACCTTTCATAGTCTTGCCTATTTGATGGGTGCTAAACCCGCTACTCCGGCTGCTGCTGTAAAACCTGAACTGGACGCTCCTGCTCCTGTAGTGGTGGAAACTTCAGAAGAAGATAAAATTGCTCCCGTTACGATTCTCCAGCCTCCTACCCCCAGTCCAGAGCCTGTTTCCTCGACTCTCTCCGAGCCTAAAGTTCCCGTCACGACAACCCCGGAAGCCGCGTATAAAATTGAAACTATTCGAGTTCCGACCAGTAATTTAGATGGGTTAATGACTCAAACCGGAGAATTAACCGTAACAAAAATTCGCATTGCCCATCGATTAAGTGAAATTGAAGAAATTACCAGCTTATGGGAAGAATGGAGTCGAGATGCGTTTGTAAATCGCTTTATTGTTCATGACTTAGAAAATCGTCTTAATCATCAAAATTCCGGTAATGGAACAATGGGGCAACTGCAAAATTATTATCATCGCAGTGCGGAACGTTTAGAACAGTTGGGACGATTAATTAATCAACTCAGAAATACTTTTTCCGAAGATATTGCCCGTTTAGAAATGATTAGTGACGAACTTGAAGATGGAGTTCGGACGCTGCGATTATTACCGTTATCGACTATTTTTAATTTATTTCCCCGGATGGTACGGGATTTAGCAAGACAACAAGGTAAACAAATTGAATTAGTGATTTCGGGTGGAGATACCCGTGCGGATAAACGAATTTTAGAAGAAATGAAAGATCCGCTCATGCACATTTTAAGAAATGCCATTGATCATGGAATTGAAACCCCAGAAGAACGAGAAAAAAACGGTAAGTTGACTGTAGCAAAAATTGAGTTAAAAGGGTATCAAACGGCAACCCATGTTGTGCTGGAAGTCCGGGATGATGGTCGAGGTTTAGATATCGAACAAATTAAACAAACTGCTTTAAAACGGGGAATTTGTCAAGCAGAAGAATTATTAGGTATGACTCCCCAACAAATTAATAGTTTAATTTTTACTCCGGGTTTTACCACCCGCACCGTTGTTACCCAAGTCTCAGGACGGGGGGTTGGTATGGATGTGGTACGAACCAATGTAGAACGATTAAAAGGAATTATTCAAGTTGATTCTTCTCCGGGAAAAGGTTGTTTATTTCGGATTCAATTAGGCACAACCTTAGCTACTGCTCATGTTTTAATTGTGTCTGTTCAGGGCATTTCTTATGCCATTCCTGTAGAATTTGTGCAAATGACTCGGCTGGTCATGTCCCATGAAATTTTTGCAATTGAAGGGCGAGAAACGATTGTTTTTGAAGATCAACCGATTTCTGTAGCAAAACTCGTAGATTTATTAGAAATTCGTTTAATTCAATCTGAAGTTGATGCGGAAAAAACACCGTCTACTGAGACAAAATCTCGCAGTTCCGCTTCCTCATCCTTTCTTCAAAGTTTCGCTAAAACGTCTATTTCTTCGGGTAATCTTGAACAAAGCTTTTCCCCTCGAAACCCCAACAAGACTGAAAGTTATGAGCCAGTTGATGTTGCTTTACCTTGCATTATTTTGAAAGTGGGAGAAGAGAAATTAGGATTATTTGTCGATGCTTTAATTGATGAACAGGATGTTGTGTTAAAACCCCAAAGTCAATTATTAAAGCGGGTCAGAAATGTCGCAGGTGCAACGATTTTAGGAACGGGGGAAGTGTGTATTATTTTAAGTCCCCAAGACTTAATTAAATCTATTCGCAAACAAGCTGGTGTCATCCCCTCTCCAACTCGGCGAGCACCTTTAAATATTCACGAGTCTTCCTCCCATAAACCTGTAATTTTATTAGTAGAAGATTCCATTGCGACTCGTACCCAAGAGAAACGAATTTTAGAATCTGCGGGTTATGAAGTGGTAACAGCCGTTGATGGGTTAGATGGGTTTAATAAACTCTCGACTCGTGCTTTTGATGCTGTGGTTTCTGATATCCAAATGCCTAATCTTGATGGGTTAAGTTTAACGGCAAAAATTCGACAAAATCAAGACTATAGTGAACTTCCCATTATTCTTGTTACCTCCCTGGCGTCGGATGAAGATAAACGCAAAGGAGCAGAAGCAGGAGCAAATGCGTATATTACCAAAGCCTCCTTTAATCAAGAAGTATTGATAGAGACTTTAAAAAGACTGGTTTGA